The following coding sequences lie in one Myxococcus xanthus genomic window:
- a CDS encoding UDP-glucose dehydrogenase family protein has protein sequence MRIAIIGTGYVGLVAGTCFADSGNDVTCVDIDERKIRMLQAGEVPIYEPGLEELIKKNVREKRLFFTRDLAEAVTNAQVVFIAVGTPEGESGDADLQYVLAAAEQIGKAMKQYTVVVDKSTVPVGTADKVREAIRKVTDIEFDVVSNPEFLKEGAALDDFLKPDRVVIGVDSERARKVMADLYSPFVRTENPVLFMDTRSAELTKYAANAMLATRISFMNDIAALCEKVGADVDFVRKGLGSDKRIGYPFLFPGVGYGGSCFPKDVKALVATARDYGLELDLLRAVERTNERQKKLLVNKAARHYGSLEGRKFGVWGLAFKPKTDDMREAPSIEVIEGLIGKGAQVIAHDPVSPHTARRVFGERIRYASVPYEALEGVDGLFVVTEWNEFRHPDFERMKSLMKSPVVFDGRNVYDPTRMRELGFTYYGIGRR, from the coding sequence ATGCGTATTGCCATCATCGGAACCGGCTACGTCGGCCTGGTCGCGGGCACCTGTTTCGCGGACTCGGGTAACGACGTCACGTGCGTGGACATCGACGAGCGGAAGATCCGCATGCTCCAGGCGGGCGAGGTCCCCATCTACGAGCCCGGCCTGGAGGAGCTCATCAAGAAGAACGTGCGCGAAAAGCGCCTGTTCTTCACCCGGGACCTGGCGGAGGCCGTCACCAACGCCCAGGTCGTCTTCATCGCCGTGGGCACGCCCGAGGGTGAGAGTGGCGACGCGGACCTCCAGTACGTGCTGGCCGCCGCCGAGCAGATTGGCAAGGCGATGAAGCAGTACACGGTGGTGGTGGACAAGAGCACCGTGCCGGTGGGCACCGCGGACAAGGTGCGCGAGGCCATCCGCAAGGTGACGGACATCGAGTTCGACGTCGTCTCCAACCCGGAGTTCCTCAAGGAAGGCGCCGCGCTGGACGACTTCCTCAAGCCCGACCGCGTCGTCATCGGCGTGGACTCCGAGCGCGCCCGCAAGGTGATGGCGGACCTGTATTCGCCCTTCGTGCGCACCGAGAACCCGGTGCTGTTCATGGACACGCGCTCGGCGGAGCTGACGAAGTACGCGGCCAACGCGATGCTGGCCACGCGCATCTCCTTCATGAACGACATCGCCGCGCTTTGCGAGAAGGTGGGCGCGGACGTGGACTTCGTGCGCAAGGGCCTGGGTTCGGACAAGCGCATCGGCTATCCGTTCCTCTTCCCGGGCGTGGGCTACGGCGGCTCCTGCTTCCCCAAGGACGTGAAGGCGCTGGTGGCCACGGCGCGTGACTACGGCCTGGAGCTGGACCTGCTGCGCGCGGTGGAGCGCACCAACGAGCGCCAGAAGAAGCTGCTGGTGAACAAGGCGGCCAGGCACTACGGCTCGCTGGAGGGCCGCAAGTTCGGCGTGTGGGGTCTGGCCTTCAAGCCGAAGACGGACGACATGCGCGAGGCGCCGTCCATCGAGGTCATCGAGGGCCTCATCGGCAAGGGCGCCCAGGTGATTGCGCACGACCCGGTGTCTCCGCACACGGCCCGGCGCGTCTTCGGTGAGCGCATCCGCTACGCCTCCGTGCCCTACGAGGCGCTGGAGGGCGTGGACGGCCTCTTCGTGGTGACGGAGTGGAACGAGTTCCGCCACCCGGACTTCGAGCGCATGAAGTCGCTGATGAAGTCGCCCGTCGTGTTCGACGGACGCAACGTGTACGACCCCACGCGCATGCGTGAGCTGGGCTTCACGTACTACGGCATCGGCCGGCGGTAG
- a CDS encoding acyltransferase family protein — MSGSRALDALTGLRFVAALHVVLFHFAAPCLGTAPEALRDWVGAGYAAVGVFFVLSGFVLAWNYLDADGRMETSPRAFWAARVARVYPVYVLTFLLSAPTTIAASVADNGWKVAAAKLAVGGAVTLALLQAWVPRLALYWNPPGWSVAVEACFYGLFPRLAKGLPWLKPAWLPVALGGAWVLGLLPPLLYLALLPDGPGPVDVHASGPWLMALKFNPLARLPEFLFGVLLGWCFVRERAAGGVKGSGAVLAALGTALLVAAGAAGSRVPYPLMHNALLAPASGLLVYGLARGGGALGWLLSRPTLVKLGGASYALYLLQYPVSEAAKGLGALVSPWVELRTPEGLLASVLLLGVPASLWVHRSVETPLRSRVRAALTPWVDGAPREPVKPVVSGT; from the coding sequence GTGAGCGGGAGCAGGGCCCTCGACGCGCTGACGGGGCTGCGCTTCGTCGCGGCCCTGCACGTCGTGTTGTTCCACTTCGCGGCGCCGTGCCTGGGCACGGCGCCGGAAGCGCTGCGCGACTGGGTGGGCGCGGGCTACGCCGCGGTGGGCGTCTTCTTCGTCCTGTCCGGCTTCGTGCTCGCCTGGAACTACCTGGACGCGGACGGGCGCATGGAGACGTCGCCCAGGGCCTTCTGGGCCGCCCGCGTCGCCCGCGTGTACCCCGTCTACGTCCTGACGTTCCTCCTGTCCGCGCCCACCACCATCGCCGCGTCCGTGGCGGACAACGGCTGGAAGGTGGCCGCCGCGAAGCTCGCGGTGGGCGGGGCGGTGACGCTGGCGCTGCTCCAGGCCTGGGTTCCCCGGCTCGCGCTGTACTGGAATCCGCCGGGCTGGTCCGTGGCGGTGGAGGCCTGCTTCTACGGCCTCTTTCCCCGGCTGGCGAAGGGGCTGCCCTGGCTCAAGCCCGCGTGGCTTCCCGTGGCCCTGGGCGGCGCGTGGGTGCTGGGGTTGCTGCCGCCGCTGCTGTATCTGGCGCTCCTGCCGGACGGCCCGGGGCCCGTGGACGTGCATGCGTCGGGGCCCTGGCTGATGGCGCTCAAGTTCAACCCGCTGGCGCGGTTGCCGGAGTTCCTCTTCGGCGTCCTGCTGGGCTGGTGCTTCGTGCGCGAGCGCGCGGCGGGCGGGGTGAAGGGCTCCGGCGCGGTGCTGGCGGCGCTGGGGACGGCGCTGCTGGTGGCGGCGGGCGCGGCGGGCTCGAGGGTGCCGTACCCGCTGATGCACAACGCTCTGCTGGCGCCCGCGTCGGGGCTGCTGGTGTACGGGCTGGCGCGGGGCGGAGGCGCCCTGGGCTGGCTGCTGTCACGGCCCACGCTGGTGAAGCTGGGGGGCGCCAGCTACGCGCTCTACCTGCTCCAGTATCCGGTGTCGGAGGCGGCCAAGGGCCTGGGGGCTTTGGTGTCGCCCTGGGTGGAGCTGCGTACGCCCGAAGGGCTGCTGGCCTCCGTGTTGCTGCTGGGCGTGCCCGCGTCGCTGTGGGTGCACCGCTCCGTGGAGACACCGCTGCGCTCACGCGTCCGCGCCGCGCTGACGCCCTGGGTGGACGGTGCGCCGCGCGAGCCCGTGAAGCCGGTGGTGTCGGGGACCTGA
- a CDS encoding O-antigen ligase family protein: MPRASRSASRFTLFAEAALAALVVVCPLALGGAAGWLLGPLVLLSGAAAVLAAIGAKRQGQSLRVPLLAVPLAVGAGLCAVQLVPLPDGVLRLLSPEAAGLREFALVPLGLERARPVSLDPSATWRELAKHLAYLLAFLATVQVSRSRGSRERLLAAVVFTGAGLTVVGLGHALLGVKSLFGLMPWMHARPTLVTPFGNPNHLAGFLALASTLGVGLALTRGPQSRALPYALAAGVSGLGVVLSLSRGGIAFFAFGQALLALFLLRKRHTSGEGAPPVWARSAATLLGLLGVLMVGAYTAADGLWAEARTADSVEKLRQSKVALWPMLADAARAFPMLGMGRGAFEAAFPRYQTEPNPNTFTHPENAVLQVAAELGALGLVLLAVAVWGFLRLLRREGLETVDLAALAGVAALALHDLFDFSLELPACAVAALVALGVVARPRERAVEEKAWCARPSGAVLGVGLAFTAVALVALVPGRHRLGDAEAELVRLVTSGASAQDVHARGLALVDRHPSDYLLYRLMASAHAARGREGAGEALALVNRSLYLAPLDASSHRVAARALLALGRSAQGFLEYRLAHEAGDATVLLGEALPQAETLASLTVLTPQSPATAVRLLDALANTPGRLALALDYSGWAREHFAGQPEAAALWAREARLRILRGDLETAEAARAQVERLAPDALDTHLLRAEVLRAQGKREEALHALERLLARFPGNVALSFQLAAQQLDAGLTRRAKDTLQALAPFITDYAQRARLLAMEAACLEREGLLSHALERRQTAARLAPGADAFFAVARTQEALRRYDAAARSVHEGMRHLPAGARAEARAWVSRLEGAERERVDSRRKTLSEDPRAAELEHLLRGPDVDGEARDAH; the protein is encoded by the coding sequence ATGCCCCGCGCTTCCCGCAGTGCCTCTCGATTCACCCTGTTCGCCGAGGCGGCGCTGGCGGCGCTCGTCGTGGTGTGTCCGCTGGCGTTGGGCGGCGCCGCGGGGTGGCTGCTGGGTCCGCTGGTGCTGTTGTCCGGCGCCGCGGCGGTGCTGGCGGCGATAGGGGCGAAGCGGCAGGGCCAGTCGCTTCGCGTTCCGCTGCTGGCAGTGCCCCTGGCCGTGGGGGCGGGCCTGTGCGCGGTGCAACTGGTGCCCCTGCCGGACGGTGTCCTGCGCCTGCTGAGTCCGGAGGCGGCCGGGCTGCGGGAGTTCGCGCTGGTGCCGCTGGGGCTGGAGCGGGCGCGGCCGGTGTCGCTGGACCCGTCCGCCACCTGGCGCGAGCTGGCGAAGCACCTGGCCTACCTGCTGGCCTTCCTCGCGACGGTGCAGGTGAGTCGCTCGCGGGGCAGCCGGGAGCGGTTGCTGGCGGCGGTGGTCTTCACCGGCGCGGGCCTCACGGTGGTGGGGCTGGGCCATGCGTTGCTGGGCGTGAAGTCCCTCTTCGGGCTGATGCCCTGGATGCACGCGCGGCCCACGCTGGTGACGCCCTTTGGCAACCCGAACCACCTGGCCGGCTTCCTCGCGCTGGCGTCCACGCTGGGCGTGGGGCTGGCGCTGACGCGCGGGCCGCAGTCGCGGGCGTTGCCATACGCGCTGGCGGCGGGCGTGTCGGGGCTGGGCGTGGTGCTGTCGCTGTCGCGCGGAGGCATTGCCTTCTTCGCCTTCGGACAGGCGCTGCTGGCGCTGTTCCTGCTTCGCAAGCGCCACACGTCCGGTGAAGGGGCGCCCCCGGTATGGGCCCGGAGCGCCGCGACGCTGCTGGGGCTGCTGGGCGTGCTGATGGTGGGCGCGTACACGGCGGCGGACGGCCTGTGGGCGGAGGCGCGCACCGCGGACAGCGTGGAGAAGCTGCGCCAGTCCAAGGTGGCGCTATGGCCGATGCTGGCGGACGCCGCGCGGGCGTTTCCCATGCTGGGCATGGGGCGCGGCGCCTTCGAGGCGGCGTTTCCGCGCTACCAGACGGAGCCCAATCCCAACACCTTCACGCACCCGGAGAACGCGGTGTTGCAGGTCGCGGCGGAGCTGGGCGCGCTGGGGCTGGTGCTGCTGGCGGTGGCCGTCTGGGGCTTCTTGCGGCTGCTGCGCCGTGAGGGGCTGGAGACGGTGGACCTGGCGGCGCTCGCGGGCGTGGCTGCGCTGGCACTGCACGACCTCTTCGACTTCAGCCTGGAATTGCCCGCGTGCGCGGTGGCGGCGTTGGTGGCGCTGGGCGTGGTGGCGCGTCCCCGGGAGCGGGCCGTCGAGGAGAAGGCGTGGTGCGCGCGGCCCTCGGGCGCGGTGCTGGGGGTGGGGCTGGCGTTCACGGCGGTGGCGCTGGTGGCGCTGGTGCCCGGCCGTCATCGCCTGGGCGACGCGGAGGCGGAGCTGGTGCGGCTCGTCACGTCGGGGGCATCCGCGCAGGACGTCCACGCGCGGGGACTGGCCCTGGTGGACCGGCACCCCTCGGACTACCTGTTGTACCGGCTGATGGCATCGGCGCACGCGGCGCGAGGGCGTGAGGGGGCAGGGGAGGCGCTGGCCCTGGTCAACCGGTCGCTGTACCTGGCGCCGTTGGATGCCAGCTCCCACCGGGTGGCGGCGCGGGCGCTGCTGGCGTTGGGCCGGAGCGCCCAGGGCTTCCTGGAGTACCGGCTGGCGCACGAAGCCGGGGATGCCACCGTGCTGCTGGGCGAGGCCCTGCCGCAGGCGGAGACCCTGGCCTCGCTCACGGTGCTGACGCCGCAGTCCCCAGCGACCGCGGTGCGGCTGCTGGATGCGCTGGCCAACACGCCGGGGCGGCTGGCGCTGGCGCTGGACTACTCGGGTTGGGCGCGGGAGCACTTCGCGGGTCAGCCGGAAGCCGCGGCGCTGTGGGCGCGCGAGGCCCGGTTGCGAATCCTGCGAGGGGACCTGGAGACGGCGGAGGCCGCGCGGGCGCAGGTGGAGCGCCTGGCGCCGGACGCGCTGGACACGCACCTGCTGCGCGCGGAAGTGCTGCGGGCGCAGGGGAAGCGGGAGGAGGCCCTGCATGCGTTGGAGCGGCTGTTGGCGCGCTTCCCGGGCAACGTGGCGCTGTCCTTCCAGTTGGCCGCGCAGCAGCTGGACGCGGGACTGACGCGGCGGGCGAAGGACACGCTCCAGGCGCTGGCGCCCTTCATCACGGACTACGCCCAGCGCGCGCGGTTGCTGGCCATGGAAGCGGCGTGCCTGGAGCGCGAGGGGTTGCTCTCCCACGCACTGGAGCGGCGGCAGACGGCGGCCCGGCTCGCGCCTGGGGCGGACGCGTTCTTCGCGGTGGCTCGGACCCAGGAGGCGCTGCGGCGCTATGACGCGGCGGCGCGTTCGGTCCACGAGGGCATGCGGCATCTTCCCGCGGGCGCGCGGGCCGAGGCACGGGCCTGGGTGTCGCGGCTGGAAGGCGCGGAGCGCGAGCGCGTGGATTCGCGGCGCAAGACGCTATCGGAGGACCCGCGCGCGGCGGAGCTGGAGCACCTGCTGCGTGGCCCGGACGTGGATGGCGAGGCTCGGGACGCGCACTAG
- a CDS encoding aminoacyl-tRNA deacylase, producing MIPEAIQHYLRRNGVRFERYWHPRAVSAQEVAESLHVSGWRVAKSVIVMADRQPWIVVVPAAGTVNLNQVRDMLGARHVRLATEPEFSGHFPDCEVGAEPPFGELYGLPVAVDESLSLAERLLFRAGSHEESLELRFQDFATLEWPLVASFIDKEQQLQAASNIGAPCRPREEAHAHI from the coding sequence ATGATTCCCGAAGCGATACAGCACTATCTGCGCCGCAACGGGGTGCGTTTCGAGCGGTACTGGCACCCGCGTGCCGTCAGCGCTCAAGAAGTGGCCGAGTCGCTGCACGTCTCCGGCTGGCGCGTGGCCAAGTCCGTCATCGTGATGGCGGACCGGCAGCCATGGATTGTCGTCGTCCCCGCGGCGGGCACCGTCAACCTGAACCAGGTCCGAGACATGCTGGGTGCCCGGCACGTCCGCCTCGCGACCGAGCCGGAATTCTCCGGCCACTTTCCCGACTGCGAGGTGGGCGCAGAGCCCCCCTTTGGTGAGCTCTACGGCCTGCCCGTCGCCGTTGATGAATCCCTCAGCCTGGCGGAACGGCTGCTCTTCCGCGCGGGCTCCCACGAGGAGTCGCTCGAGCTGCGCTTCCAGGACTTCGCCACCCTGGAGTGGCCTCTGGTGGCCTCCTTCATCGACAAGGAGCAGCAACTCCAGGCCGCCAGCAACATCGGCGCGCCCTGCCGTCCCCGCGAGGAGGCACACGCCCACATCTGA
- the astB gene encoding N-succinylarginine dihydrolase, whose product MREYNFDGLVGPTHNYGGLSPGNLASQSHVGEPSHPRDAALQGLEKMRFVSALGVGQAVLPPQPRPSLHALRALGFTGSDEEVITRAAREAEHLLRLTSSASSMWTANAATVAPSADTADGRVHLTPANLSQMYHRAIEAETTHSVLRAIFSNEKHFAVHAPLPGSGHFADEGAANHTRLATPGHAGVHLLAWGRSAWQDVQGPSRFPARQTLEASQALARLHQLDAKSVLFPQQHPEGIDAGAFHTDVLAVGNERFLMLHELAFVDHAGLLAVLREKLGQDFRAVVATKAELPTKDAVKAYPFNSQVLTLPDGTMAIVAPVESRETPAARQFLERVVAEDTPVKAVYYLDVRQSMNNGGGPACLRQRVWLTDEERGAIKADVFYTPALHDSLAGWVRRHYREVLRPKDLQDPQLARETMTALDELTRILNLGSVYDFQR is encoded by the coding sequence ATGCGCGAATACAACTTCGACGGGCTCGTTGGCCCCACCCACAATTACGGCGGCCTCTCGCCCGGCAACCTGGCGTCGCAGAGCCATGTCGGTGAGCCCAGTCACCCCCGGGACGCGGCCCTCCAGGGGCTGGAGAAGATGCGCTTCGTGTCCGCCCTGGGGGTGGGACAGGCGGTGCTGCCGCCCCAGCCGCGCCCGTCCCTGCACGCGCTGAGGGCGCTGGGCTTCACGGGCTCGGACGAGGAGGTCATCACCCGGGCCGCGCGCGAGGCCGAGCACCTGCTGCGACTGACGTCCAGCGCATCCTCCATGTGGACGGCCAACGCGGCCACGGTGGCACCCAGCGCGGACACGGCGGATGGCCGGGTGCACCTGACGCCGGCCAACCTGTCGCAGATGTACCACCGGGCCATCGAGGCGGAGACGACGCACTCGGTGCTGCGCGCCATCTTCTCCAATGAGAAGCACTTCGCCGTGCACGCGCCGCTGCCGGGCAGCGGGCACTTCGCGGACGAGGGCGCGGCCAACCACACACGGCTCGCCACGCCCGGGCACGCGGGCGTCCACCTGCTCGCCTGGGGCCGCAGCGCGTGGCAGGACGTGCAGGGGCCCAGCCGCTTCCCCGCGAGGCAGACGCTGGAAGCCAGCCAGGCGCTGGCGCGGCTGCACCAGCTGGATGCGAAGTCGGTGCTCTTCCCGCAGCAGCACCCGGAGGGCATCGACGCGGGGGCCTTCCACACGGACGTGCTGGCGGTGGGCAACGAGCGGTTCCTGATGCTGCACGAGCTGGCCTTCGTGGACCACGCGGGGCTGTTGGCGGTGCTGCGCGAGAAGCTGGGCCAGGACTTCCGCGCGGTGGTGGCCACGAAGGCGGAGCTGCCGACGAAGGACGCGGTGAAGGCGTACCCGTTCAACTCCCAGGTGCTGACGCTGCCGGACGGCACCATGGCGATTGTGGCGCCGGTGGAGAGCCGGGAGACGCCCGCGGCGCGGCAGTTCCTGGAGCGCGTGGTGGCCGAGGACACGCCGGTGAAGGCCGTGTACTACCTGGACGTGCGCCAGTCGATGAACAACGGTGGCGGCCCGGCCTGTCTGCGCCAGCGGGTGTGGCTGACGGACGAGGAGCGCGGGGCCATCAAGGCGGACGTCTTCTACACGCCCGCGCTGCATGACTCGCTGGCTGGCTGGGTGCGGCGGCACTACCGCGAGGTGCTTCGGCCCAAGGATTTGCAGGACCCGCAGCTGGCGCGAGAGACGATGACGGCGCTGGATGAGCTGACCCGGATTCTCAACCTGGGCAGCGTCTACGACTTCCAGCGCTGA
- a CDS encoding lysophospholipid acyltransferase family protein, whose protein sequence is MERPPLAKRLKRFLRYVLIRGVLLLLQPLPLGVARSLGARLGALAYTLAGGERRKALKSLSVAFPEKSDADRQALARDAFRHLAAAALEVACTGALDEALERLVSWPDADRQVLEAALARGRGVVFVSGHVGNWELLARRVARAGYPSQSIAKETTDPRLTELVGQFRARGGVRSIWRGQEGAARAMLRALRNGEILGILIDQDTKVQSLFVPFFGQLAATPRAAADLAIRTGAAVVTGFCHREGEGYRLSMEEVPVPQDTDREAAALALTAALSSRIEAAIRRTPEQWVWMHQRWKTRPPVSEDVPLPEAAPASAG, encoded by the coding sequence GTGGAGCGTCCACCCTTAGCAAAGCGCCTCAAGCGTTTCCTCCGCTACGTGCTCATCCGTGGCGTCTTGTTGCTCCTTCAACCTCTGCCCCTGGGCGTCGCCCGGAGCCTGGGCGCGCGCCTGGGCGCCCTGGCCTACACCCTGGCCGGAGGGGAGCGCCGCAAGGCCCTCAAGTCCCTTTCCGTGGCCTTCCCGGAAAAGTCGGACGCGGACCGGCAGGCCCTGGCCCGTGACGCCTTCCGCCACCTGGCCGCCGCCGCGCTGGAGGTGGCCTGCACGGGCGCCCTGGACGAGGCCCTGGAGCGCCTGGTCTCCTGGCCGGACGCCGACCGGCAGGTGCTGGAGGCCGCCCTGGCCCGAGGGCGCGGCGTCGTCTTCGTGTCCGGACACGTGGGGAACTGGGAGCTGCTCGCCCGCCGCGTGGCCCGCGCCGGCTACCCCAGCCAGAGCATCGCCAAGGAGACCACGGACCCCCGGCTGACGGAGCTGGTGGGCCAGTTCCGGGCGCGGGGCGGGGTGCGGAGCATCTGGCGCGGCCAGGAAGGCGCCGCCCGGGCCATGCTGCGCGCCCTGCGCAACGGCGAAATCCTCGGCATCCTCATCGACCAGGACACGAAGGTGCAGTCCCTCTTCGTGCCCTTCTTCGGGCAGCTAGCCGCCACCCCGCGCGCCGCCGCCGACCTGGCCATTCGCACGGGCGCGGCGGTGGTGACGGGTTTCTGCCACCGTGAAGGGGAAGGGTACCGCCTGTCCATGGAAGAGGTCCCGGTGCCCCAGGACACGGACCGCGAGGCGGCCGCCCTGGCCCTCACCGCCGCCCTGTCCAGCCGAATCGAAGCCGCCATCCGGCGGACGCCGGAACAGTGGGTGTGGATGCACCAGCGCTGGAAGACGCGTCCACCGGTGAGCGAGGACGTCCCACTTCCGGAGGCGGCGCCCGCATCCGCCGGGTGA
- a CDS encoding LptA/OstA family protein, translating to MIEFLVMAFFVAQPAPAVAATPAQGTPPAAVGSAPASGTGSRAPGALGGKELTEPVQINGDNVTFQKSQATLTGNVKVKHRTLDLDCDRMTANYTPQREVTRVVCTGGVKAVDGDRMARGERAEYDVPSGVLVVTGSPEARQGTTHMRGTKVRLTLGNERLEVENAVIVFESLPSNPTPAKRKGRQSAPRPAPSSGTAPSAQGGTAR from the coding sequence GTGATTGAGTTCCTCGTGATGGCCTTCTTCGTCGCGCAGCCCGCGCCCGCGGTCGCCGCCACCCCCGCGCAGGGCACGCCTCCCGCTGCGGTGGGCTCGGCGCCCGCCTCCGGTACGGGCTCCCGCGCCCCAGGCGCGCTGGGCGGCAAGGAGCTGACGGAGCCGGTTCAAATCAACGGCGACAACGTCACCTTCCAGAAGTCGCAGGCCACCCTCACCGGCAACGTGAAGGTGAAGCACCGCACGCTGGACCTGGACTGTGACCGGATGACGGCCAACTACACCCCTCAGCGCGAAGTGACGCGCGTGGTGTGCACCGGCGGGGTGAAGGCCGTGGACGGCGACCGCATGGCCCGCGGCGAGCGCGCCGAGTACGACGTGCCCAGCGGCGTGCTGGTGGTGACGGGCTCGCCCGAGGCCCGCCAGGGCACCACGCACATGCGCGGGACGAAGGTCCGGCTGACGCTGGGCAACGAGCGGCTGGAGGTGGAGAACGCCGTCATCGTCTTCGAATCGCTGCCCTCCAACCCCACCCCGGCCAAGCGCAAGGGGCGGCAGTCCGCGCCCCGTCCGGCCCCATCCTCCGGGACGGCCCCCTCCGCCCAGGGAGGCACGGCTCGATGA
- the lptB gene encoding LPS export ABC transporter ATP-binding protein yields MSAKLFAEGLEKSFRGRKKVVAGVSFSVAPGEVVGLLGPNGAGKTTSFNMVVGLVSPDAGRVRIGDEDLTHLPMHRRARRGVGYLPQEASVFRKLTVRDNFLAVLELQKDLDAKAREQRADTLLDEFGLTHVGESLGGDLSGGERRRAEIARSLIPQPRFILFDEPFAGVDPINVGDLQRQIFLLRERGLGVLITDHNVQDTLGICDRAYIIAQGQILEEGTPAEIAASPKARAVYLGERFRLQQAL; encoded by the coding sequence ATGAGCGCGAAGCTGTTCGCGGAGGGCCTGGAGAAGAGTTTCCGCGGCCGCAAGAAGGTGGTGGCCGGCGTGTCCTTCAGCGTGGCCCCCGGGGAAGTGGTGGGCCTGCTGGGGCCCAACGGCGCGGGGAAGACGACCAGCTTCAACATGGTGGTGGGATTGGTGTCTCCGGATGCGGGACGCGTGCGCATTGGCGACGAGGACCTCACGCACCTGCCCATGCACCGCCGCGCTCGCCGGGGCGTGGGCTACCTGCCCCAGGAAGCCTCCGTCTTCCGCAAGCTCACGGTGCGCGACAACTTCCTGGCCGTGCTGGAGCTCCAGAAGGACCTGGACGCCAAGGCCCGCGAGCAGCGCGCCGACACCCTCCTGGACGAGTTCGGCCTCACGCACGTCGGGGAGTCCCTGGGGGGAGACCTTTCGGGCGGCGAGCGCCGGCGCGCCGAGATTGCCCGCAGCCTCATCCCCCAACCCCGCTTCATCCTCTTCGACGAGCCCTTCGCCGGCGTGGACCCCATCAACGTGGGCGACCTCCAGCGCCAGATCTTCCTCCTCCGCGAACGCGGACTGGGCGTCCTCATCACCGACCACAACGTCCAGGACACCCTGGGCATCTGTGATCGTGCGTACATCATCGCACAGGGGCAGATCCTGGAAGAGGGCACCCCGGCGGAGATCGCCGCGTCTCCCAAAGCCCGCGCCGTCTACCTGGGGGAACGGTTCCGCCTCCAACAAGCGCTCTAA
- the rpoN gene encoding RNA polymerase factor sigma-54 translates to MAMELKQSLKLAQQLVMTPQLQQAIKLLQLSRMELLEQVREEMEQNPLLEQPDEQAPGDVGDKEPGEASLEADNMEVPRDVDLPAATSDSATEFKADGEGPPEIDWEQYLNSYQFNEPTTASNKGNVATDDMPSFEANLVKKEDLVDHIQEQLGTLRLNDAERRIAMLILGNLDDDGYLKLPEVDGDPLIRLSNEADVPMHVAERTLRRIQMLDPRGCGARDLQECLLIQLQGIREPHAPLLGLIIKRHMKYLESKNLPAIAKDLKVTLEEVVGAVRLLPKLDPKPGRNFSGDDAQYISPDVFVYKMGDDYTVVLNDDGLSKLRISGTYRNALKTGAVGPGQTKDFIQDKLRSAMWLIRSIHQRQRTIYKVTESIVKFQRDFLDKGIAHLKPLILRDVAEDIGMHESTVSRVTTSKYVHTPQGIFELKYFFNSSIARVSGEDTASEAVKHHIKQLVAQEDARNPYSDQKIVELLRSQGTEIARRTVAKYREVLGILPSSKRKRYY, encoded by the coding sequence ATGGCGATGGAACTGAAACAAAGCCTGAAGCTTGCCCAGCAGCTGGTGATGACGCCGCAGCTGCAGCAAGCCATCAAGCTCCTCCAACTGTCTCGCATGGAACTGCTCGAGCAGGTCCGCGAGGAGATGGAGCAGAACCCGCTGTTGGAGCAACCAGACGAGCAAGCGCCGGGAGATGTGGGAGACAAGGAACCCGGGGAAGCCTCCCTGGAAGCGGACAACATGGAGGTGCCGCGGGACGTGGATCTGCCCGCGGCCACCAGTGACAGCGCCACGGAGTTCAAGGCGGACGGGGAGGGCCCCCCGGAAATCGACTGGGAGCAGTACCTCAACAGCTACCAGTTCAATGAGCCCACCACGGCCTCCAACAAGGGCAACGTGGCCACGGACGACATGCCGTCGTTCGAGGCCAACCTCGTCAAGAAGGAGGACCTGGTCGACCACATCCAGGAGCAGCTGGGCACGCTGCGCCTGAATGATGCCGAGCGCCGCATCGCCATGCTCATCCTGGGCAACCTGGATGACGACGGCTACCTCAAGCTGCCGGAAGTGGACGGGGATCCGCTCATCCGCCTGTCCAACGAGGCGGACGTGCCCATGCACGTCGCGGAGCGCACGCTGCGGCGCATCCAGATGCTGGATCCGCGTGGCTGCGGCGCCCGTGACTTGCAGGAGTGCCTGCTCATCCAGCTCCAGGGCATCCGGGAGCCGCACGCGCCGCTGTTGGGCCTCATCATCAAGCGGCACATGAAGTACCTGGAGAGCAAGAACCTGCCCGCCATCGCCAAGGACCTGAAGGTCACCTTGGAGGAGGTGGTGGGGGCGGTGCGGCTGCTCCCGAAGCTGGACCCGAAGCCGGGCCGCAACTTCAGCGGGGACGACGCGCAGTACATCTCTCCCGACGTGTTCGTCTACAAGATGGGGGACGACTACACGGTGGTGCTCAACGATGACGGCCTGTCCAAGCTGCGCATCTCCGGCACCTACCGGAACGCGCTGAAGACGGGCGCGGTGGGCCCGGGCCAGACGAAGGACTTCATCCAGGACAAGCTGCGCAGCGCGATGTGGCTCATCCGCTCCATCCACCAGCGGCAGCGGACCATCTACAAAGTCACCGAGAGCATCGTGAAGTTCCAGCGGGACTTCCTGGACAAGGGCATTGCCCACCTCAAGCCGCTCATCCTCCGGGACGTGGCCGAGGACATCGGCATGCACGAGTCCACGGTGAGCCGCGTCACCACCAGCAAATACGTGCACACGCCGCAGGGCATCTTCGAGCTGAAGTACTTCTTCAACTCGTCCATTGCCCGAGTCTCTGGTGAGGACACCGCGAGCGAGGCGGTGAAGCACCACATCAAGCAGTTGGTGGCGCAGGAAGACGCCCGCAACCCGTACTCGGACCAGAAAATCGTCGAGCTGCTGCGCTCGCAGGGCACCGAGATTGCCCGCCGCACGGTGGCCAAGTACCGCGAGGTGCTGGGCATCCTCCCCAGCAGCAAGCGCAAGCGGTACTACTGA